A window of Tautonia plasticadhaerens contains these coding sequences:
- a CDS encoding RNA polymerase sigma factor: MSRYREQARTEDFNALVRRYERELYRYLARYVGDRALADDVFQNTFLQLHLKRGLYEDGRPLRPWLYAIATHQAVDALRKVGRHPTVSLDQRIDGSDSEPGALIDLLTGDEPGPLAEMQVEERREWVREGIARLPEGLRQTLILAYYQDLKYREIAEILKIPVGTVKSRLHAAVAKLAEMARAAGPEENGSVP; this comes from the coding sequence ATGAGTCGGTATCGGGAGCAGGCCCGGACGGAGGACTTCAACGCGTTGGTCCGGCGCTACGAGCGCGAGCTGTACCGGTATCTCGCCCGGTACGTGGGCGATCGGGCGCTGGCCGACGACGTGTTCCAGAACACATTCCTGCAACTGCACCTGAAACGCGGGCTCTACGAGGACGGGCGGCCCCTGCGCCCGTGGCTCTACGCGATCGCGACGCACCAGGCCGTCGATGCGCTGCGGAAGGTGGGCCGTCACCCGACGGTGAGCCTCGACCAGCGGATCGACGGGTCGGACAGCGAACCCGGCGCCCTGATCGACCTGCTGACGGGAGACGAGCCCGGCCCCCTGGCCGAGATGCAGGTGGAGGAGCGTCGGGAGTGGGTGCGGGAGGGGATTGCCCGGCTCCCCGAGGGCCTGCGGCAGACCCTGATCCTGGCCTACTACCAGGACCTGAAGTATCGCGAGATCGCCGAGATCCTGAAGATCCCGGTCGGCACGGTCAAATCCCGCCTGCACGCCGCCGTGGCCAAGCTCGCCGAGATGGCCCGGGCGGCCGGACCCGAAGAAAACGGCTCGGTCCCATGA
- a CDS encoding NUDIX hydrolase → MNRHAPGQDDRIVYRGRKIDLALRPVTLADGSTTEREVVLHRGAVALLPLLDGDRVCLIRNRRHAIHKSLLEIPAGTIDPGEPPDACAHRELREETGYVAGRIALLTEWWVSPGLFTERMYLFRCDDLRPGKARLEPDEEIEPVEVPWDHAVSMALDGRIEDAKSMLAILYWDRVRRVAST, encoded by the coding sequence ATGAACCGACACGCCCCCGGCCAGGACGACCGGATCGTCTACCGAGGTCGCAAGATCGACCTGGCCCTCCGCCCCGTCACCCTCGCCGACGGCTCGACCACGGAGCGGGAGGTCGTCCTCCACCGAGGTGCGGTCGCGCTGCTGCCCCTGCTCGACGGCGACCGCGTCTGCCTGATCCGCAACCGGCGCCACGCGATCCACAAGAGCTTGCTGGAGATCCCCGCCGGCACGATCGACCCGGGGGAGCCCCCCGACGCCTGCGCCCACCGGGAACTCCGGGAGGAGACCGGCTACGTCGCCGGCCGGATCGCCCTGCTGACCGAGTGGTGGGTCTCCCCAGGCCTGTTCACCGAGCGGATGTACCTGTTCCGCTGCGACGACCTCCGACCCGGCAAGGCTCGCCTCGAGCCCGACGAGGAGATCGAGCCGGTCGAGGTCCCCTGGGACCACGCCGTCTCCATGGCCCTCGACGGCCGGATCGAGGACGCCAAGTCGATGCTGGCGATCCTCTACTGGGACCGCGTCCGTCGGGTCGCCTCGACCTGA
- a CDS encoding pyridoxal phosphate-dependent aminotransferase — protein sequence MRLAPAASIAPSLIRAIAALADRHPGTLRLFYGEDTLPTPDFIKEAAKRALDADRTYYTPNPGYPELREAIASQVGRLHDRAVDPDEVVVTASGMMAIHLAVEATVGPGDSALVVTPLWPNFVGSIRVAGAEPIEVPLSLGDDAFQLDLDRLEAAVRPDTRLLALASPGNPTGWTASPDDWRALVAFCERHDLWLLADGVYERIVFDRDPAVAPSPLAIPGAGSRTIVAQSFSKAYRMTGWRVGYAVAPPEVARTMASLQEYAVSHAFGVAQEAARAAIRDGEPFIAEALGRYRRHRDLAADRLARIEGVRVPIPTGAFYAFPRLEGLADSVGFCEALVRERRVGLAPGSAFGAGGEGHVRICFAVDEATLLEALDRFEAGWRSTRDRGISR from the coding sequence GTGAGACTCGCCCCCGCCGCCTCGATCGCACCGTCCCTGATCCGGGCGATCGCCGCCCTGGCCGACCGGCACCCCGGCACCCTCCGCCTCTTCTACGGCGAGGACACCCTCCCCACGCCCGACTTCATCAAGGAGGCCGCCAAGCGCGCCCTCGACGCCGATCGGACTTACTACACCCCCAACCCCGGCTATCCCGAACTGCGGGAGGCGATCGCCTCCCAGGTCGGCCGCCTGCACGACCGTGCGGTCGATCCGGACGAGGTCGTCGTCACCGCCAGCGGCATGATGGCGATCCACCTGGCGGTCGAGGCCACGGTGGGCCCCGGGGACTCGGCGCTGGTCGTCACGCCCCTCTGGCCGAACTTCGTCGGCTCGATCCGGGTGGCGGGCGCGGAGCCGATCGAGGTGCCGCTCTCCCTCGGGGACGACGCTTTCCAACTGGACCTCGACCGCCTCGAGGCCGCCGTCCGCCCCGACACCCGCCTGCTCGCCCTCGCCAGCCCCGGCAACCCGACCGGCTGGACCGCCTCGCCCGACGACTGGCGGGCCCTCGTCGCCTTCTGCGAGCGGCACGACCTCTGGCTGCTCGCCGACGGCGTCTACGAACGGATCGTCTTCGACCGCGACCCCGCCGTCGCCCCGAGCCCGCTGGCGATCCCCGGCGCCGGGTCCAGGACGATCGTCGCCCAGAGCTTCTCCAAGGCCTACCGGATGACCGGCTGGCGGGTCGGCTACGCGGTCGCCCCGCCGGAGGTCGCCCGCACGATGGCCTCCCTCCAGGAATATGCCGTCAGCCACGCCTTCGGCGTCGCCCAGGAGGCGGCCCGGGCGGCGATCCGGGACGGCGAGCCGTTCATCGCGGAGGCCCTCGGGCGATATCGCCGACACCGGGATCTCGCCGCCGATCGGCTCGCCCGGATCGAGGGCGTCCGCGTGCCGATCCCGACCGGTGCCTTCTACGCCTTCCCCCGGCTGGAGGGGCTGGCCGATTCGGTCGGCTTCTGCGAGGCGCTGGTCCGGGAGCGTCGGGTCGGCCTGGCGCCGGGCTCGGCCTTCGGCGCCGGGGGGGAGGGGCACGTCCGCATCTGCTTCGCCGTCGACGAGGCCACGCTGCTCGAGGCGCTCGACCGTTTCGAGGCCGGCTGGCGTTCCACCCGGGACCGAGGGATCTCCCGATGA
- a CDS encoding universal stress protein, with protein sequence MLQIDRILAPTDFSKHSEAAVRTACELADRLGAELHLVHVLSDVVVPAGPDPMLISSMPPEYYREVEAQARRTLETLCPADWPRPRRVVAEARWGDAVDEIHAYAAEQAVDLIVIATHGRTGLAHVLLGSVAERIVREAPCPVLTIRDKKAR encoded by the coding sequence ATGCTCCAGATCGACCGCATCCTCGCCCCGACCGATTTCAGCAAGCACTCCGAGGCCGCGGTCCGCACCGCTTGCGAGCTGGCCGACCGCCTCGGCGCCGAGCTGCACCTCGTGCACGTCCTCTCCGACGTGGTCGTGCCCGCGGGGCCCGATCCCATGCTCATCTCCAGCATGCCCCCGGAGTACTACCGGGAGGTCGAGGCGCAGGCCCGACGGACCCTCGAGACGCTCTGCCCGGCCGACTGGCCCCGCCCCCGCCGGGTCGTCGCCGAGGCCCGCTGGGGGGACGCCGTCGACGAGATCCACGCCTATGCCGCCGAGCAGGCCGTCGACCTGATCGTCATCGCCACCCACGGCCGGACCGGCCTGGCCCACGTCCTGCTCGGCTCGGTCGCCGAGCGGATCGTCCGAGAGGCCCCCTGCCCCGTCCTGACGATCCGGGACAAGAAGGCCCGATGA